Part of the Synergistaceae bacterium genome, AGCAGCACGAATTAAGCCGATTCTCTCGTCCTGATGTACTCTAAAAACTATTGACGCTACAGCAAGAAGGACTCCGAAAATTCCTCCCATTATTCCCATTAAAGCAAGAGGAGCAATCATTACATGTGAAATATTCATTTATAAGCCTCCTTACTTTATTATGCCGGTAAAGCCCATAAAAGCTATCGACATTAAACCAGCTGTGATTAACGCCATCGGCAGACCCTGTAACGCAACGGGGATTCCTTCGTTCTCCTCGATTCTTTCACGAATGCCTGCCATTAACGAAATAGCCAGCAAGAAGCCCAGTGATGAACCTAACGCATTTACAAGTGAAGCCGCAAGCCCGTAACCTTCATTCATATTCAAGACAGCAACTCCGAGAACTGCACAGTTTGTCGTAATTAACGGTAAAAATATTCCCAGCGATTTATAAAGAGTCGGGTTTAATTTCTTCAACGCAAGCTCTACAAATTGAACGAGTGCAGCAATTACTAATATAAATGAAAGTGTGTACAAGTATTCAAGATGAAGAGGCACAAGCAGATAATTATATGTCAGCCACGTCATTAATGAAGCTAACACGATAACAAATACAACAGCCGCGCCCATTCCTTGAGCAGTCTTTAATTTCGAGCTTACACCCATAAACGGACAACAACCCAAGAATCGCGATAACAAAATATTATGTACAAATATTGAGCTTAAGAACAGCAAAAATAATTCTGTCATTGTCATAATTTATTTCGCCTCACATTCTGATTTCTCGGATTCAGTTTTGCCGCAGAATTTAGCCATAGCACAGCACCCGCAGCCCGTTTTTGCTTCAGCAGGAGTCGCGCCGAGTCCCTTTGCCTTTGCCTGAATCGCCTTAAATGCAGCCATACAACAACCGAGAACGATAAAACCTCCCGGAGCAAGTACGATTAACATTGCAGGTTCAAAGCTCACTACAGGATTTCCAAACCATGTGCCCGCGCCGAAAATTTCACGAATCGAGCCGAGAAACATTAACGCAATTGTAAAACCGAGTCCCATTCCTACACCGTCAAGAATTGAAGCAAACACGCCGTTTTTCGACGCAAAGGCCTCCGCACGCGCAAGAATTATGCAATTTACGACTATCAACGGGATAAATATTCCCAGCGATTTATTTAATTCGGGCGCAAAACCTTTCATCAAGAACTCTATAACCGTAACAAATCCGGCTATAACAACAATAAAAATAGGGATTCTTACTTCATCAGGGACAATTTTTCTTAACAGCGAAATAACTGCATTCGACGCAATTAATACGAAAGTCGCCGCTATGCCCATTCCGAGACCATTTGCTACACTCGTTGTAACAGCCAAAGTAGGACAAAGCCCAATACACTGCACAAATGTAGGGTTGTCCGATAAAATCCCGTTTGTAATGATTCTAAAATTGTTCTGTGCCAAATTAATTAACCCCCTTTAAATTAGCGTTCCAGTATTCGACAGCAGCATTTACCCCGCTTGTTACTGCATTTGATGTGATTGTTGCTCCGGAAATTGCGGCGATCTCGTCGGGATTACTTGCGGCTCCCTTAACTACTTTCAACGGGAATAAATTTTTATTGTTAAATTGCTCGTAAAATTCCGGTTCTGTAGATTTTGCACCGAGTCCCGGCGTTTCCGAGTGACTCAAAATATTTATCGCTTTGACTTGGCCGTCTTTAGTTACTCCGACGATGAAATTAATTATTCCGCCGTAACCTTTAGAATTTATTGACAAACACCAGCCCACAAGCCCAGAGTCGTTATCTGCTTTATAGACTGCTGCGACAAATTCATCTGATTTTACGTCATAATCTGTGAAATTTTTTGCGTCGGGCATAACGTTTTGAAATGCTGCGTTTCTTGCTGCTAATTCAGTCTGCTTGATTGCCTGCTCCGTAAAATTCTGCACGAGTCCCAGTATCAAGCCCGTAACAGCCGTAACAGCTAATAGAGTCCCGCCTAAATGTACAGCTTTCTTGAGAACATCGCTGAAGGATACAGAGTCATTTACTTTTTCTGACATTATGCTTTACCTCCCATTCTCTTGAAAAAATTGCTCTTAGGCGCACCCAAGACTACAGGAGCAGTATATTTATCAATCAACGGCACAGCTACATTCATGATTAAAATCGAGTATGAGACTCCTTCAGGATAACCGCCGAACGTTCTTATTAATGCAGTAAGTAAACCGCACCCAAACGCGTAAATATATTGTCCTTTTTCCGTCATCGGTGAAGTTGTATAATCTGTCGCCATGAAAATAGCACCCAGTAATAAACCGCCTGTTACTATTTCATGAAGAGGGTACATCCATCCGCCGTGTTTGAACAATGCCGCTAAAATCGCAGTCGTTAATATATAAGTCAACGGAATACGCCACGAGATAACATTTTCCCAGATTAAATAAATTCCGCCGATAATTAACAAAATTGAGCTCGTTTCACCAATACAGCCGCCCATATTTCCAGCTAACATGTTCCAGAATGAAGGAATATTTGCGACGCTTCCGGCCTTCATTGCTGCTAAAGGAGTTGCACCCGATACGCCTTGCACTGTCCATGTTGTCATAGCTGTAGGCCACGAAATTAACATCATTGCGCGTGCAGCTAAGGCAGGATTCACGATATTACAGCCTATACCGCCGTAAAATTCTTTGACGATTATTATCGCAAATATACTCCCGCAAACGGCCATCCAAATTGGAATCGTCGGCGGCAAATTATAAGCGAGCAATAATCCCGTTACTACTGCTGATAAATCATTGATAGTGTTTTTGCGCTTCATTACGCATTTGTTCCAGAAAAATTCACTTAATACACATGCAATTATGCAGGCTGCTATTACTGCAAGAGATCTCAAGCCCAAAAAATATGTTCCTGTTATTCCCGCCGGAATTAAAGCAAGTATTACCATGCCCATAATTTTGCGTGTACTAAATTCTGAATGCACATGAGGTGAAGAAGATACTACAAGTTTTGACATGATATTATTTCGCCTCCTGTTTTGCTTTTGCTGCTGCTTTACGTCTTGCGGCCGTTACTGCTGCTTTACCGTCTTTGCAGCTCTGAGTCAAATGTCTTGATGCCGGGCAGACATATGCACAACAACCGCACTCGATACAATTCATGCCGGAATGAGCCTCGAAAGTTTCATAATCTCTGCGTCTTACAGCGTGATCTAAAAATGTCGGTTCTAAGTGCATGGGACAGGCTTCGACACATTTTGCGCACCTTATGCACGCGCTTTCTTCGGCCAAGTAAGCAAGTTTCTTAGTTAATGCCAAGATTCCCGACGTGCCTTTTACGACCGGTACATCAATAGAACGCATTGCAAGACCCATCATAGGCCCGCCTGCAAGAATTTTCACGGGTTCATCTCTGAATCCTCCGCAGGCATTTGTTAATTCTCTTACGCAAATTCCAAGAGGTACCTGCAAATTTTTGGGTTCTGAGATTGCGTCTCCCGTTACAGAAATTACGCGCTCGGTTAAGGGCTTTCCTTCTTCAATAGCTTTGCAGATCTGCCATGTCGTGCGGGTGTTGAGAATTATGCAGCCTACATCAGCCGGTAAAGCTGGGACAACTGGAATTTCTTGACCCGTTACTGACCAGATTAACATTTTTTCTGCGCCTTGAGGATATTTTACGGTGTGAGGCATAATTTTTATTCGCGCATTATTATTGTGTTCGGTCATAGTTTTTATAGCTTCGGGCTTGTTGTTCTCGATTGCTATGATTCCATTTGCTTCCGGGAAAATCTCAAGTGCATAACCAAGACCGCGAATAATTTCATCGGGCGACTCAATCATTAAGCGATTATCACAGCTTAAATACGGCTCACACTCGGCAGCGTTGACAATTACCCATTTGATAACTTTTCCGGCAGGAGGCGACAATTTTACGTGAGTCGGGAAACATGCTCCGCCAAGTCCTACAATGCCGGCAGAACGAATTAATTTCACGTACTCACTAGGTGCGGGCTTGTGTCCTAATTCATCAAGCAATGACGGTGCAGGCGTATATTTTCCGTCGCTGGTGATAATTATGCAGTTCTCGATACTTCCTGCTACAGTCATGTGAGGCGCAATATCTTTCACGATTCCCGATACAGCCGAGAAAATCGGAGCTGATACAAATGCGTCTGTGTCTGCAATTTTTTGACCGGCTTTGACTTCATCGCCCTTCGCTACAATAGGTGTGCAGGGTGCGCCGATATGCTGTGATAACGGATAAATGAACTCTTGAGAGTCTTCAGGCCGCAAAATTTCTATTGCCTTATTCTCTGTTAGAGCTTTGCCCTCAGGTGGATGGACTCCGCCTAAAAACGTTGGCAGGTTCATATTGATACAAACACTCCCCTCAATAAATATAAAAGTTTTGAATCTGATTAAATTATTATAGCTTATATTTGCACAAAATTTTTCTGCGATTCGATAATGGCGCTAAAGGAAAAATTTAATAAAATCTTTCGAAAACGTTCATTTATAATTACAGGCGATAAAACAACAGATCGCACACATACAACAAAAATATTTTGTCATGCTTCCCGAAAAAATTTTATAATAACTGCATTAATAATAACAAGGGTGAAATAATGAATCTTTACAACGCTTTACAAAATATTAAATCTCTCGACTCTCACGCAATGAACGAAGCTAGAGAACTTCACGCAAAATTTGTTAAGCCTTCAGGGAGTCTCGGCCAACTCGAAAATATCGCAATCAAAATAGCAGGTATCACAGGTCAGGCAAAAAATTTTATCTCACGAAAAGCTATATATTTATTCGGAGCTGATAACGGCATTTACAACGAGGGAGTATGTTCATCGCCTCAAGATTTTACGCGCAAATTAATGCAGGTCTACGCAATAAAACAAAATGCAGCAATAAATATTTTAGCTCGTCAGGCAGATTCAGAACTAAGACTCTACGATTTAGGAGTAAAAAATTTAGCTCCTCACGAAAATATTTGCACTCATAAATTCATGGAAAACGGCACAGAAAATTTCTTGCATTCACGCGCTATGACTTACGAGACAGCAAAAAAAGTTATCGAGTTCGCAGTTAATCTTGTCGGCGAGGCAAAATCTGACGGAGTTAATTTAATCGGCACTGGTGAAGTAGGAATGGCTAACACAACTAGTGCAGCTGCTTGCATAATGGCGGCTTTGAACTCACGCGATATTTCACTAATCGGGCGGGGTGCAGGACTCGACGACGAAAAATTTTCGCGCAAAAAAAATGTGATTCTCGAAGCTCTTGCACTTCACGAGAAAAATTTTACTGACCCAATAAATATTATTTCCTGCGTGGGCGGGCTTGACATTGCTGCAATGACTGGAATATTTATCGGCGGTGCAGTTTATCGCGTTCCAATTATAATTGACGGGGTTATATCGATTGCTGCTGCGTTGTTGGCCTGCAGATTAAATAATTTATGCCGTGATTATATGTTTGCGTCTCATGAGTCTTTAGAACCTGCTTATAATTATGCCGCAAAATTTTTGAATCTGACTCCAGCACTTAATTTATCAATGAGACTCGGCGAAGGTACAGGCTGTGCTATATTTATGCAGATAATTAATGACTCACTCGCGATAATTAATAATATGGGAATGCTTGAAGATTTGTTATAGCAAAGTCAAATTCGTGTTGGTCGCAGCAAAAGTTTTACAGTTATTCAAGTATATTCGTTATAATAAATATATGGGAATGCTTGAAGATTTACTATAACGAAAGGAGAAATTTTTTCCCATGACAGAATTATTAGTAGTAGACTGCCAGTACGATTTTATTGACGGGTCTCTTGCCTGCGCTCACTCGGATGAGGCCGTGAAAAATATTGCTGCTTTCATAAACTCTCACCCGGACGCAAAAATTTATTACTCAGCCGACGCTCACAGCCCAAAGCATTGCAGTTATATCCCTAATGGCGGAACTTGGCCGGTTCATTGTCAAGCAGATACTCACGGGGCAGAGATTCACGAAATTTTTTATCAGCAAATAAAGAATCCTTCACAGCGTCCCAACGATGAAAATATTTATTACAAGGGACAAAATGACTCAGTCGAGGAATATTCAGCGTTTGAGGCAAAAAATAAGTCCGGTCAAAAAATTTGTGATGTAATCGGCAAAAATGTAATTGTCGTAGGAATTGCAAGCGAATTTTGCGTGCGTGAAAGTATCTTAGCTCTCATTAAATCCGGTCATAATGTAGAAATATTTGCAAATTGTCTCGCGTGGGTCAATGAAGACGAACACAAGAAAAATATCAATGAGCTTAAATCTCTGGGAGTAAAAATTTCATGATCAAGAACGTAATATTTGACATCGGCAATGTTTTAATAAATTTCAACTGGTCGGGCTACATGCAAAGTTTATTTCCCGGCCAAGATGAATTAATCGCTAAATTAAATAATGCCGTCTGGGGTAATGGACGCTGGGACAGACTCGATGCCGGCGACGATCCCCAAAAAGTTTTTGACACCATAAGAAACGCAGCCCCCGGCCATGATGAAGAGTTCAATAAAATTTTTTCACGAGTCGGCGAAACATTAAGCAAACGTCCGGAGACTCCCGAATGGCTCAAAAGTGTAAAAGCTCGCGGCTATAAGATTTATTACTTGTCAAATTATTCACGCTTTGTGATGAATGCAAATCCCGATGTGTTAGACTTTCTGCCGTTAATGGACGGGGGTATATTTTCCTGCGACGTTAAATTATTGAAACCTGACCCCGAAATTTATGACACTCTCGCGAAAAAATATAATTTGATCCCGTCTGAATGTGTCTTCATTGATGATTTGTCCGCAAATGTTCAGGCTGCAATTTTGTGCGGCTTCAAGGGGATTCAATTTCAAACGCGCGAACAGGTTTATAATGACTTAAATAATTTATTATCGGAGGGCAACTAATTATGAGAACTTCACGCATAAATTTTTACATCAACGGCATAATATTAATTTTGCTGGGAGCATTGACTCTTTATCATCCTGAAGACGCTTTAATGTCAGTAGGATTCTTTATCGGAATAGGTTTAATTGCGTCGGCGTTGAATTTATTTTCGGGATTTTATTATTTCAGGCTTAAAAGATTCATAGTCTGGGGGATTCTTGATTTAATTTCGGGAATATTATTATTTCTTCAGCCCGGCATGACAGCATTTATAATCCCGTTTGCAGTAGCTTTCTGGCTGTTTTCCGTCGGAATTTCGAGAACGTGCGCGGCTTTGTGGCTTGGAGGAGGAAAAATTCGCGGCTGGTGGTTCATGCTTATTGATGGAATGGCGTTAATTTTTGTTGCGCTGTTAATGTGCTTGTCGCCGATTGTGAGTGCTTTATCTGTAATGATGGTCATAGGCTGCGGATTAATTGCGTCGGGCGTGTTAGTAATTGCTGAAGGTTGTATAATGTTCGCGAAAGAATAAAAGGAGGCTTTATTAATTATGGAATTAGGAAAAATTGAAGCACTCTTAGGTTCAGAGGCAGAGTCATTATTGACTCACAAGTGCGAAACTATTTCAAAGGATTTATTATCACTTCCGGGCGCAGATTTTGTTGACAGAGTCATGAGCTGCTCGGACAGACCGATACAAGTTTTACGCGCAATGCAGACAATTTTTAGTCACGGCAGACTCGCAGATACCGGTTACATTTCGATTTTGCCCGTAGATCAGGGAATCGAACACAGCGCGGGTGCATCATTCGGGCCTAATCCGATTTATTTCGATCCGGAAAATATTATTAAACTTGCAATGGAAGCAGGCTGCAACGCTGTAGCAACGACTCTCGGCGTTCTTGGTTCAGTCGCGAGAAAATATGCGCATAAAATTCCGTTCGTTCTCAAGATAAATCACAATGAGTTATTGACTTATCCGAATCAGTTCGATCAAGTTTTATTTGCGTCAGTCGAGCAGGCTTATAATTTAGGAGCAGTGGCAGTAGGAGCAACAATTTATTTCGGCAGCCCGGAGTCGACTCGTCAGATTCAGGAAATTTCTAAAGCGTTCCATAAAGCTCATGAAATGGGAATGGCTACAATTTTATGGTGCTACTTGAGAAATTCTGCGTTCAAGATCAAGAAAGACGATGTTGTAACAGATTATCACGCTTCAGCAGACTTAACCGGACAAGCAAATCATTTAGGCGTAACAATCGAAGCAGACATCATCAAGCAGAAATTACCCGAAAATAACGGCGGTTACTTAGCGATGGGCAAAGGTTACGGAAAAACGTCAAAGGAAATGTACGAGAAATTAACGACGGATCATCCGATTGACTTAGCGCGCTATCAAGTTGCAAATTGTTATATGGGTCGTGCAGGCTTGATTAATTCGGGCGGTGCTTCGGGCGGTGCAAGTGATTTAAGCGAGGCAGTAAGAACAGCAGTAATCAACAAGAGAGCCGGCGGAATGGGATTAATTCTCGGTCGTAAGGCTTTCCAGCGTCCAATGAATGAAGGCGTACAAATTATTAATGCAGTACAAGATGTTTATCTCTGCAAAGATATTACAGTAGCATAAATTTGCATAAAAGTTTTTACGAAAATATTTTGCTTCTCGTTGATATAATTTTTCGGCGGGAGGCAATTTTTTTGCTATAATAAACGTCAATAAATCTCACACTTTTTTATTCACGCGATTGAATGCAAGATAAATATTTTACAACTACATTTACAACTACAAAAATGTTGATTCGTTAAAGAGTTTGCAATATTTCACGGAGAAAAAATTTTTTGTATGCGATTAAAATTTTTATGCGCGGTTGAGATTAATTTTTGTCGGGAATAATTCTGCGCGTAATTGATTATATTCTGGAGAGTTTAATAATTTATTGAAGAGTGAAAAATTTTCGCGTTTGAGTCTCCGTAGTGCAAATAATATTTCGTTATTGCGCTCGTTTTTATTGCGTGTGAGATGGCCGCAAATTTCCTGCCAAATGTCTAGACGGTTGAAAATTTTCGTGAATAATTCTATTCCGTATAATATATAAACGTTGACTCGATAAAATTTTTCTGAAGCGGCCTGCTCGTTATAAAATTTTTGGTTCTTCTTGAGGCTGTCATCAATAAACCACATCACAGCTTTTATTTCGCAGTCAGGGTAAATTTCAGCTAGTGATAAAAATTTTTCGCGGAAATTATTATATTGGCCTCTCTTCTTTGTGCTGTCGTGGTCATCGCGAATCTTCTGTTCGATCAAGTAAATTATATTTTCCCGTCTGAATAATTTGTCAGCAAATGCAAAGTCAAAGGCAAAAACCTTTTTTACAACCGGGGCCGGTTGCGCGTCATTGGCTGCTCCCGTTAGTCGCAGCATAAACACATCAACAACTGAATCAGCCATTAAATTCACCAAATTTTATGTGATATTATATATTATACATTAGGAGGCTATTATCTATCATGGAAAACGTAATTATTAACGCCAACTCACTCGAATACTTAAAGACTCTCGAGTCCTCAAGCATAGATTTAATTTTCGCTGACCCGCCCTACTGGATGAGAACCGGCAAAGTTTTACACAGAGTCGAAGGTACAGAGTTCAACGGCTGCAATGATTACTGGGATAAATTCGAGTCTCTTGCTGATTACGAAAATTTTTCGCGCGAATGGCTCAGTGAATGCAGAAGACTCCTAAAGCATGACGGCTCAATATGGGTTATAGGCTCTATGCAGTGCATTTACACAATCGGGGCAATCATGCAGGAATTAAATTACTGGCTCATAAATGACGTTATATGGCAAAAAAGCAATCCCACGCCAAATTTTATGGGAACGAGACTCAATAACAGCCACGAGACTTTAATATGGGCAGCACGTGAAAAAAATTCGCGATTCACATTCAATTATAAGACCGCTAAAGAATTAAATATTGACTCAAATCATCATCAAATGGGGTCTATCTGGAAATTTCCGGTTTGTTCGGGCAGTGAGAGATTAAAAGATTCTGACGGGAATAAATTACACTCGACACAAAAGCCCCTGCAGTTACTCGAAAGAATCATAGCAATTTCTTCGCGATTAAATGATTTAGTGCTTGACCCCTTCGCAGGCACAATGACAACAGCAGCTGCAGCAAAAAAACTCGGAAGACGTTACATCATGATAGAAGCTGATAATAAATACTGTGAGGCCGGCAAAATGAGATTAGACTCTATAGAATTTGAAGACTCTGATATTTCACGCGCAGAATTTGACATCAAGCCCAAAAGAGTCTCAATGCAAGAAATGATTTCAGCGGGATATTTTTTTGCGGGAGAAAAATTTTATCTCAACAACGGCCAAGACATAGCGCAGTTAAATCAAGACGGCAAATTATTATGCAACGGGAAAATTTTAGACATGCACACATGCGCAGCAATCGCAAAAAATAGCAGGGCAAAAAGGGTTAACGGCTTTGACATATGGCACGTAATGCGAAATAATAAACTTGTCAGCATCGCAATAATACGCGAAAATTATAGAGCAAAAATTTAATTACAGGAGGAATTGTTATCATGCGAAAAATTTTAGCACTTGTTCTCGTGTTCGTGTTCATGTTTGCGGGAATATCAGAATCAGCACGAAGATTTAATGATTTCCCGGCGCGCGGAGTCTGCACCGGCGATTATGTGCGTTATCGTGAGGGCCCTGACACAGAATCTGAAATAATCGGAAGACTTTTCAAGGGCGATAGAGTTACTGTTTTATCGCAGACTTCTGTTGACGGCGAAATTTGGTATGAAATCGAAGACCCCGACGACGACTCTTCATCAGCGTGGGTTCATGGACGTTATATAAGGCCGGTTAATTAATATCACTGTCATAAAAATAGGGTGCAGGGAATCCCATTTTCTGCGCCTGTTTTCTTGCAAATGACATAGTACTTTTTGCGAACATCCATTTATCAGCGATTTGTCCTGTTTCTCTCATGTCCAAACTTGAATCAAATTTAATCATTGTTATAACGCCGTTCTTGAAAATTATTCTCACGTCGCATAACGGGGGCTCTGTTGCGTCGTTTACCATGAGTTCTACAGACGTTACGCCGTTGTTATTCTGAGTCATTGAAGCTAGAGATTTCCCGAAAAATTTTTCTAATACTCTTGTGCTTGCTCCTACATGAATCCCGCCGGTAAATTTTATTTCAGGGTCTACAGTAATGAATGATGACGCATGAAATTTTTTATCACTTCTTGCACCACCTAGAACAAGCGTTTTATCTTTTGCCCAGATTCTATTATATATTATCGGCGTATATTCTCCCTCGTCGTCGCCCATATCGAACCATTTTCGTTCTTGACGCGTTAATTTTGTCTCGAAAATAGGCTTATTGAACGCAGCTATATTATTTGCTAATTTCAAAACGTCCTGCATGAATACTATCATTCTTTGATCAAAATGTTCCCATTGATTATAATTATCAAAAGAATAAATCCCGAACGCGTGAACAGGCGAACTACACACCAGAGCGCATAATAATACAAGACAAAATTTTTTGAGCATACTTCATGACCTCATATATAAAATTTTATGAATATTCTAGTGTAATATATAAACAAATGCAATTCTTATAGCGGTGCCGGTTGTGCGTCAATGTCTGCTTTCGTTGGCCGCAGTATAATTACGCCTGAAATAATTTTTTGCGCGAAGATGCAAAACTTTTACTGCTTAGAGTTTATGTTCTTTCTTGTTTCCCCAGTAACGCAAAATCCAATATGAATCAATACGCAAATATAAGCCTCGTTCATCACGAATCATGCAGCTTTTGCGCTTTTGCCTTGTTATTACTCCTTTCTTTGTTGGCTCTACAAAAGCTAATATAAAATTTTTCTTGCACAGTGATGTATATATTTTGTTGGAATAACAATAACACAAAAGCCCGCTTCATTGCAGGCTCTATATCTTGAACAGATTGTATCTGAATTATATTCTGGCGGAGAATGGAGGATTCGAACCCCCGGAGGCTTGCACCTCAATTGATTTCAAGTCAACCGCCATCGACCGCTCGGCCAATTCTCCTTTTTTCAACACTTGCAGAATTATATCACACTGTTTAAAATTTTTCACAAGTAAATATAAAGGAGTGTCAAAAAATGTCCGTCTCCAAAATTTATAAGTCCGACAAGAGAGCAAATGCAGCCATTGATAAATTATTGCTCGCTGAAGGTATCAGGCGTGATAAAAATCTCGATTACACCTGCGCAATTTATGACGATGATTATAACGTTATCGCAACCGGCAGCTGTTTCGGGAACACTTTACGATGTATGGCCGTGAGCAAATCTCATCAGGGCGAAGGACTCATGAATGAAATCGTGTCGCATTTAGTGCAATATGAATACGAGCGCAAAATTTATCATTTATTTCTGTATACTAAGTGCGATTCTGCAAAATTTTTCGGGGACTTAGGCTTTTACGAAATTGTCAGGGTCGATAATCAAATTGTGTTCATGGAAAATCGGCGCACAGGTTTTAACGATTACTTGTCAGAACTCGCGAAAACAAAGAAAGACGGCGGAAAAATTGCGGCACTCGTTGTAAATGCTAATCCTTTCACGCTCGGACATCAATATTTAATAGAGACTGCTTCACGGGAAAATGATATTTTGCATTTGTTCATAGTCAGCGAGGATGCTTCATTAATTCCATTTGACGTGAGAAAAAAATTAGTCATCGAGGGAACAAGCCATTTACATAATATAATTTATCACGACACAGGCCCGTATATAATCAGCAGTGCAACTTTCCCCAGCTATTTCCAGAAGGACGACAGCGCAGTAATCGAGAGTCACGCAAATTTGGATTTGAGCGTATTTGTAAAGATTGCTAACTCACTCGGCATTAATTCGCGTTACGTCGGTGATGAGCCAAAAAGTTTAGTTACAGGAATCTACAATAAAATCATGTCCGAGAAACTGCCCGAACATAATATTAAATGCGTAATTATTCCGCGAAAAACTGAGTCAGACGGCCAAGTAATAAGCGCGTCAAACGTCAGGCAGGCAATAAAAGACGGCGATTTTTCACGAATTAGGGGGCTTGTACCGGACTGCACATATAAATTTTTTACGAGTCCTGAAGCAGAAAAAATTATAAACCGCATTAGAGAGTCTGAAAATGTGATTCACTATTAGCGCAAATAAAAACGTGTGATATAATGCACTCATGAATACGCAATTTACTCTTGACAAATTGAATATTGGCCGCATAATGGTATCAGGTATCAGGTATCAGGATATTATTATGCTTATTAATAACTTGTCGAGATAATTATAACTATCACAATAATAATTCATCAGCAGTAAATATAAATATTGACGCTCTGTCGTGTGTGCGGCGGGGCGTTAAATTTTTATGGGAGTGATTTACTTTGCATATA contains:
- a CDS encoding SH3 domain-containing protein — protein: MRKILALVLVFVFMFAGISESARRFNDFPARGVCTGDYVRYREGPDTESEIIGRLFKGDRVTVLSQTSVDGEIWYEIEDPDDDSSSAWVHGRYIRPVN
- a CDS encoding DUF308 domain-containing protein produces the protein MRTSRINFYINGIILILLGALTLYHPEDALMSVGFFIGIGLIASALNLFSGFYYFRLKRFIVWGILDLISGILLFLQPGMTAFIIPFAVAFWLFSVGISRTCAALWLGGGKIRGWWFMLIDGMALIFVALLMCLSPIVSALSVMMVIGCGLIASGVLVIAEGCIMFAKE
- the citC gene encoding [citrate (pro-3S)-lyase] ligase, with protein sequence MSVSKIYKSDKRANAAIDKLLLAEGIRRDKNLDYTCAIYDDDYNVIATGSCFGNTLRCMAVSKSHQGEGLMNEIVSHLVQYEYERKIYHLFLYTKCDSAKFFGDLGFYEIVRVDNQIVFMENRRTGFNDYLSELAKTKKDGGKIAALVVNANPFTLGHQYLIETASRENDILHLFIVSEDASLIPFDVRKKLVIEGTSHLHNIIYHDTGPYIISSATFPSYFQKDDSAVIESHANLDLSVFVKIANSLGINSRYVGDEPKSLVTGIYNKIMSEKLPEHNIKCVIIPRKTESDGQVISASNVRQAIKDGDFSRIRGLVPDCTYKFFTSPEAEKIINRIRESENVIHY
- a CDS encoding class I fructose-bisphosphate aldolase gives rise to the protein MELGKIEALLGSEAESLLTHKCETISKDLLSLPGADFVDRVMSCSDRPIQVLRAMQTIFSHGRLADTGYISILPVDQGIEHSAGASFGPNPIYFDPENIIKLAMEAGCNAVATTLGVLGSVARKYAHKIPFVLKINHNELLTYPNQFDQVLFASVEQAYNLGAVAVGATIYFGSPESTRQIQEISKAFHKAHEMGMATILWCYLRNSAFKIKKDDVVTDYHASADLTGQANHLGVTIEADIIKQKLPENNGGYLAMGKGYGKTSKEMYEKLTTDHPIDLARYQVANCYMGRAGLINSGGASGGASDLSEAVRTAVINKRAGGMGLILGRKAFQRPMNEGVQIINAVQDVYLCKDITVA
- a CDS encoding site-specific DNA-methyltransferase, with the protein product MENVIINANSLEYLKTLESSSIDLIFADPPYWMRTGKVLHRVEGTEFNGCNDYWDKFESLADYENFSREWLSECRRLLKHDGSIWVIGSMQCIYTIGAIMQELNYWLINDVIWQKSNPTPNFMGTRLNNSHETLIWAAREKNSRFTFNYKTAKELNIDSNHHQMGSIWKFPVCSGSERLKDSDGNKLHSTQKPLQLLERIIAISSRLNDLVLDPFAGTMTTAAAAKKLGRRYIMIEADNKYCEAGKMRLDSIEFEDSDISRAEFDIKPKRVSMQEMISAGYFFAGEKFYLNNGQDIAQLNQDGKLLCNGKILDMHTCAAIAKNSRAKRVNGFDIWHVMRNNKLVSIAIIRENYRAKI